A window of Pseudomonas mucidolens contains these coding sequences:
- a CDS encoding MFS transporter, with protein sequence MSIYNKLDLTGWKPRQLTPREVRFATWIAFFAWVFAVYDFILFGTLLPEIGRHFGWGEVEQAEIATWVAVGTAVVALAIGPLVDKLGRRTGIIFTVAGSAVCSALTAIGGAWGKGPLILIRSLGGLGYAEETVNATYLSELYAASDDPKLAKRRGFIYSLVQGGWPVGALIAAGLTALLLPIIGWQGCFIFAAIPAIVIAVMARKLKESPQFQIHQRITQLRKSGAVSEAQNVAQTYGVDYDEHSKAGLKAAFRGPARRVTLVIGAAILLNWAAIQVFSVLGTSVIISVHHISFENSLIILVLSNLVGYCGYLCHGWMGDKIGRRNVIGLGWMLGGLAFAGMLYGPSTMPVVVGLYSLGLFFLIGPYSAALFFISESFPTSIRATGGAIIHAMGPLGAVVAGFGATQVLSAGSDWQTAAPYFGALPCFLSGALMFAARHVRPETVQ encoded by the coding sequence ATGTCTATCTATAACAAACTCGACCTGACTGGCTGGAAACCCCGGCAACTGACGCCCAGGGAAGTTCGCTTCGCCACCTGGATTGCGTTTTTCGCCTGGGTGTTTGCGGTGTACGACTTCATTCTGTTCGGCACTTTGCTGCCGGAAATCGGCCGGCATTTCGGCTGGGGTGAAGTGGAGCAAGCCGAGATCGCGACCTGGGTGGCGGTGGGCACCGCAGTGGTGGCGCTGGCCATCGGTCCGCTGGTGGACAAGCTGGGACGGCGCACCGGGATTATCTTCACCGTCGCCGGCTCTGCCGTGTGCTCGGCGCTGACCGCCATCGGCGGTGCGTGGGGCAAGGGACCGTTGATCCTGATCCGTTCGCTGGGCGGCCTGGGTTATGCCGAGGAAACGGTGAATGCCACGTATTTGAGCGAGCTGTACGCCGCCTCGGATGACCCGAAACTCGCCAAGCGGCGCGGCTTCATCTACAGCCTGGTGCAGGGCGGTTGGCCGGTGGGCGCGCTGATCGCCGCGGGCTTGACCGCGCTGTTGCTGCCGATCATTGGTTGGCAGGGCTGCTTCATCTTCGCCGCGATTCCTGCGATCGTGATCGCGGTCATGGCGCGCAAACTCAAGGAAAGCCCGCAGTTCCAGATTCACCAGCGCATCACCCAACTGCGCAAGAGCGGCGCGGTGAGCGAGGCGCAGAACGTCGCACAGACCTACGGCGTGGACTACGACGAACACAGCAAGGCCGGCCTCAAGGCCGCATTCCGTGGGCCCGCGCGGCGGGTGACACTGGTGATCGGCGCGGCGATCCTGCTCAACTGGGCAGCCATCCAGGTGTTCAGCGTGCTGGGTACGTCAGTGATCATCAGCGTGCATCACATCTCGTTCGAGAACTCGCTGATCATCCTCGTGCTGTCGAACCTGGTGGGCTACTGCGGTTACCTGTGCCACGGCTGGATGGGCGACAAGATCGGACGGCGCAATGTCATCGGCCTGGGCTGGATGCTCGGTGGCCTGGCGTTTGCCGGAATGCTCTACGGGCCGAGCACTATGCCGGTGGTCGTCGGTTTGTACAGCCTGGGTCTGTTCTTCCTGATCGGTCCGTATTCGGCGGCGCTGTTTTTCATCAGTGAAAGTTTCCCCACCAGCATCCGTGCCACCGGCGGCGCGATCATCCATGCCATGGGGCCGTTGGGTGCGGTGGTCGCGGGCTTTGGTGCGACCCAGGTGTTGTCCGCCGGCAGTGACTGGCAGACCGCGGCCCCGTATTTCGGCGCTTTGCCGTGCTTCCTCTCCGGCGCGCTGATGTTTGCCGCGCGTCATGTGCGTCCGGAAACCGTCCAGTAA
- a CDS encoding GntR family transcriptional regulator, translating to MKAASASASRYAMIHQVLRDAILHGTARHGLVLLEAPLAELFGTSRVPVRKALNLLHAEGLICRFDGRGYLINPDGLDMQPLRLPLNHGHLGLNGEDELVDTRPLGERVVDEIGVALSTCIAFGHYRLDEQAAADHYGVSRAVVREALMRLRDRGLVEKEPYSQWLAGPLTAREVTEDYELRACLEPEALRQSAPGLARETLEAMLQRVIDAQNSAHCSFEDIKQLEEDLHQRCLAGLQNRKIAALIRQGQSPMIISRIFYRLLGIGADPAMLAEHRLILELLLHGAFDAAALNLREHLQRARQRMLQRLKVLSVLPEQPLPAYLHKIS from the coding sequence ATGAAAGCAGCGTCCGCCTCGGCTTCCCGCTACGCGATGATCCACCAGGTACTGCGTGATGCCATTCTCCACGGCACCGCACGCCATGGCCTGGTATTGCTGGAAGCGCCGCTGGCCGAGCTGTTTGGCACCAGCCGGGTGCCGGTGCGCAAGGCGCTGAACCTGCTGCATGCAGAAGGCCTGATCTGCCGTTTCGACGGCCGGGGCTACCTGATCAACCCCGACGGGCTCGACATGCAGCCGTTGCGCTTGCCGTTGAATCACGGGCACCTGGGCCTCAACGGCGAAGATGAACTGGTCGACACGCGGCCGCTGGGCGAGCGTGTGGTCGATGAAATCGGCGTGGCGCTGTCGACCTGCATCGCTTTCGGCCACTACCGTCTCGATGAACAGGCTGCTGCCGACCACTATGGCGTCAGCCGGGCGGTAGTGCGTGAGGCGCTGATGCGCCTGCGCGATCGCGGCCTGGTGGAAAAGGAACCCTATTCCCAGTGGTTGGCCGGGCCGCTGACCGCACGGGAGGTCACCGAGGACTACGAATTACGCGCCTGCCTTGAACCCGAAGCCCTGCGCCAGAGTGCGCCAGGACTTGCCCGCGAGACGCTGGAAGCCATGCTGCAGCGGGTGATCGACGCACAAAACAGCGCGCATTGCAGTTTCGAGGACATCAAACAACTGGAAGAAGACCTGCACCAACGCTGCCTGGCGGGCCTGCAAAACCGCAAGATCGCCGCGCTGATCCGCCAGGGCCAGAGTCCGATGATCATCAGCCGGATTTTCTATCGTTTGCTGGGCATCGGCGCCGATCCGGCGATGCTCGCCGAACATCGCCTGATCCTCGAACTACTCCTGCACGGGGCCTTTGATGCGGCGGCGTTGAACCTGCGCGAACACCTGCAACGCGCACGCCAGCGCATGTTGCAGCGTTTGAAGGTGTTGTCGGTGTTGCCCGAGCAACCGCTGCCCGCTTACCTGCACAAAATCAGCTAG
- a CDS encoding polysaccharide deacetylase family protein, with protein sequence MAKDILCAFGVDVDAVAGWLGSYGGEDSPDDISRGLFAGEIGAPRLLKLFERYGLRTTWFIPGHSMETFPEQMKAVADAGHEIGVHGYSHENPIAMTAEQEEIVLDKSIELITQVTGKRPTGYVAPWWEFSKVTNELLLKKGIKYDHSLMHNDFHPYYVRKGDSWTKIDYSQHPDTWMKPLVRGEETDLVEIPANWYLDDLPPMMFIKKAPNSHGFVNPRHLEEMWRDQFDWVYREHEHAVFTMTIHPDVSGRPQVLLMLERLIEHIQSHAGVRFVTFDEIADDFIRRQPRT encoded by the coding sequence ATGGCTAAAGACATTCTCTGTGCATTTGGCGTCGACGTTGACGCTGTCGCCGGCTGGCTCGGCTCCTACGGCGGCGAAGACTCGCCGGACGATATTTCCCGGGGCCTGTTCGCCGGTGAAATCGGCGCGCCACGTCTGCTCAAACTGTTCGAGCGTTACGGCCTGCGCACCACCTGGTTTATCCCCGGGCATTCGATGGAAACCTTCCCCGAGCAGATGAAGGCGGTGGCCGATGCCGGTCACGAAATCGGCGTGCACGGTTACAGCCACGAAAACCCCATCGCCATGACCGCCGAGCAGGAAGAAATCGTCCTCGACAAGTCCATCGAGTTGATCACCCAAGTCACCGGCAAACGCCCGACCGGCTACGTCGCGCCATGGTGGGAATTCAGCAAGGTGACCAACGAGCTGTTGTTGAAAAAAGGCATCAAGTACGACCACAGCCTGATGCACAACGACTTCCATCCCTACTACGTACGCAAGGGCGACAGCTGGACCAAGATCGATTACAGCCAGCACCCCGATACCTGGATGAAACCCCTGGTGCGCGGTGAAGAAACCGACCTGGTCGAGATCCCGGCCAACTGGTACCTCGACGATCTGCCGCCGATGATGTTCATCAAGAAGGCCCCCAACAGCCATGGCTTCGTCAACCCGCGTCATCTGGAGGAAATGTGGCGCGATCAGTTCGACTGGGTCTACCGCGAACACGAACACGCGGTCTTCACCATGACCATCCACCCCGATGTGTCTGGCCGCCCGCAAGTGCTGCTGATGCTCGAACGGCTGATCGAACATATCCAGAGCCATGCCGGCGTGCGCTTCGTCACCTTTGACGAAATCGCCGACGATTTCATCCGCCGCCAACCCCGTACCTGA
- the tadA gene encoding tRNA adenosine(34) deaminase TadA: MRQIRPTAIIDRSRDQDFMREALALAAQGAALGEVPVGAVLVQDGEIIGRGFNCPISGNDPSAHAEMVAIRAAAQALSNYRLPGSTLYVTLEPCSMCAGLIVHSRIARVVYGALEPKAGIVQSQGQFFTQGFLNHRVLFEGGVLAEECGTVLSAFFKARRAKPPL, from the coding sequence ATGCGTCAGATTCGCCCGACGGCGATCATTGATCGCAGCCGTGACCAGGACTTTATGCGCGAAGCCCTGGCGCTCGCCGCGCAAGGCGCGGCGCTGGGTGAAGTGCCGGTCGGTGCGGTGCTGGTGCAGGACGGTGAAATCATCGGCCGAGGCTTCAATTGCCCGATCAGCGGCAACGATCCGAGCGCCCATGCTGAGATGGTCGCCATCCGCGCCGCGGCCCAGGCGCTCAGTAACTATCGCCTGCCGGGCAGCACGCTTTACGTGACCCTCGAGCCGTGCAGCATGTGCGCCGGTTTGATTGTCCACTCGCGAATTGCCCGGGTGGTCTACGGTGCGCTGGAGCCCAAGGCCGGAATTGTGCAAAGTCAGGGGCAGTTTTTTACCCAGGGCTTTCTCAATCATCGGGTGCTGTTTGAAGGCGGGGTGTTGGCCGAGGAGTGCGGGACGGTGTTGAGCGCGTTCTTCAAGGCGCGCCGAGCAAAACCCCCACTCTAA
- the cmoA gene encoding carboxy-S-adenosyl-L-methionine synthase CmoA — protein MPAFPLFVAGTTVSKESDRLFAQPLPKVPDFAFNEDVVRVFPDMIKRSVPGYPTIVENLGVLAAQFAQPNSVLYDLGSSLGAVTQALRRHVRTDGCRVIAVDNSAAMVERCREYLNGQDSMFQELLPVEVIEGDILALQFQPASVVALNFTLQFIAPEQRLALLGRIRQSLLPGGALILSEKLRFNDPEEHVLLNDLHIAFKRANGYSELEIAQKRSAIENVMKPDSLEEHRERLLAAGFSSVVPWFQCLNFASLIALP, from the coding sequence ATGCCGGCCTTTCCCCTTTTCGTCGCCGGAACAACCGTGAGCAAAGAATCCGACCGCCTATTCGCCCAGCCCTTGCCCAAGGTGCCGGACTTCGCCTTCAACGAGGACGTGGTGCGGGTGTTCCCGGACATGATCAAGCGCTCGGTGCCGGGCTACCCGACCATTGTCGAGAACCTTGGCGTACTTGCCGCGCAGTTTGCACAGCCCAATAGCGTGCTCTACGACCTCGGCTCGTCCCTCGGCGCGGTGACGCAGGCCTTGCGCCGTCATGTGCGTACCGACGGTTGCCGGGTGATCGCGGTGGATAACTCGGCGGCGATGGTCGAGCGCTGCCGGGAGTACCTCAACGGCCAGGACTCAATGTTCCAGGAGTTACTGCCGGTGGAGGTGATTGAGGGCGATATCCTCGCGTTGCAATTTCAACCAGCCTCGGTGGTGGCGCTGAACTTCACCCTGCAATTCATCGCTCCCGAGCAACGCCTGGCGCTGCTCGGGCGGATTCGCCAATCGCTGCTGCCGGGTGGCGCGTTGATCCTTTCGGAAAAGCTGCGCTTCAACGATCCCGAAGAGCACGTCCTGCTCAACGACCTGCACATCGCGTTCAAGCGCGCCAACGGCTACAGCGAACTGGAAATCGCCCAGAAACGCAGCGCCATCGAAAACGTCATGAAGCCCGACAGCCTCGAAGAACACCGCGAACGCCTGCTGGCGGCCGGTTTTTCGAGCGTCGTGCCGTGGTTCCAGTGTCTTAACTTTGCCTCGTTGATTGCCCTGCCATGA
- a CDS encoding protease inhibitor I42 family protein, giving the protein MTAARLLLPLSLAVLAACASAPKQNITVENQSACPLQLKTGQNLTLTLPSNPTTGYRWAIQDSAGGVLRSLSPEVYSNPEDSGLVGAGGKSTWRFKAFAPGQGRLRLTSQQPWAPEVNPAETFDCTITVN; this is encoded by the coding sequence ATGACCGCTGCCCGCCTGCTTCTCCCGTTGAGCCTCGCCGTGCTCGCCGCCTGCGCCAGTGCGCCCAAGCAAAACATCACCGTGGAAAACCAGAGCGCTTGCCCGCTCCAGCTTAAAACCGGACAAAACCTGACCCTGACCTTGCCCAGCAATCCCACCACTGGTTACCGCTGGGCGATCCAGGACTCTGCCGGCGGCGTGCTGCGCAGTCTGAGTCCCGAGGTCTATAGCAACCCCGAGGACTCCGGCCTGGTCGGCGCGGGCGGCAAATCCACCTGGCGCTTCAAGGCCTTTGCACCAGGCCAGGGCCGCTTGCGCCTGACCTCGCAACAGCCTTGGGCGCCGGAAGTGAACCCAGCGGAAACCTTCGACTGCACCATCACGGTGAATTGA
- the lon gene encoding endopeptidase La: MSDQQEFPDIDLNDYADPENAESNSSHTGLALPGQNLPDKVYIIPIHNRPFFPAQVLPVIVNEEPWAETLELVSKSEHHSLALFFMDTPPEDPRHFDTSALPLYGTLVKVHHASRENGKLQFVAQGLTRVRIRTWLKHHHPPYLVEVEYPHQPTEPTDEVKAYGMALINAIKELLPLNPLYSEELKNYLNRFSPNDPSPLTDFAAALTSATGNELQEVLDCVPMLKRMEKVLPMLRKEVEVARLQKEISAEVNRKIGEHQREFFLKEQLKVIQQELGLTKDDRSADVEQFEQRLEGKVLPPQAQKRITDEMNKLSILETGSPEYAVTRNYLDWATSVPWGVYGEDKLDLKHARKVLDEHHAGLDDIKNRILEFLAVGAYKGEVAGSIVLLVGPPGVGKTSIGKSIAESLGRPFYRFSVGGMRDEAEIKGHRRTYIGALPGKLVQALKDVEVMNPVIMLDEIDKMGQSFQGDPASALLETLDPEQNVEFLDHYLDLRLDLSKVLFVCTANTLDSIPGPLLDRMEVIRLSGYITEEKVAIAKRHLWPKQLKKAGVAKSSLSISDGALRALIDGYAREAGVRQLEKQLGKLVRKAVVKLLDEPKSVIKIGNKDLESSLGMPVFRNERVLSGTGVITGLAWTSMGGATLPIEATRIHTLNRGFKLTGQLGDVMKESAEIAYSYVSSNLKSFGGDPKFFDEAFVHLHVPEGATPKDGPSAGVTMASALLSLARNQPPKKGVAMTGELTLTGHVLPIGGVREKVIAARRQKIHELILPEPNRGSYEELPDYLKEGMTVHFAKRFADVAKVLF, translated from the coding sequence ATGAGCGACCAGCAAGAATTCCCTGATATCGATCTCAACGACTACGCCGACCCCGAAAACGCTGAAAGCAACTCGTCCCACACCGGCCTGGCTCTGCCGGGGCAAAACCTGCCGGACAAGGTTTACATCATCCCGATCCACAACCGGCCGTTTTTCCCGGCGCAAGTACTGCCGGTGATCGTCAATGAAGAACCCTGGGCGGAAACCCTGGAGCTGGTGAGCAAATCCGAACACCATTCCCTTGCGCTGTTCTTCATGGACACGCCCCCCGAAGATCCACGGCACTTCGACACCTCCGCCCTGCCGCTGTACGGCACCCTGGTGAAGGTCCACCACGCCAGTCGCGAAAACGGCAAACTGCAATTCGTCGCCCAGGGCCTGACCCGCGTGCGGATTCGTACCTGGCTCAAGCATCACCACCCACCGTACCTGGTGGAAGTCGAATACCCACACCAACCGACCGAACCGACGGATGAGGTCAAGGCTTACGGCATGGCCCTGATCAATGCGATCAAGGAGCTGCTGCCGCTCAACCCGCTGTACAGCGAAGAGTTGAAGAACTACCTCAATCGCTTCAGCCCCAACGATCCGTCGCCATTGACCGACTTCGCCGCGGCGTTGACCTCGGCCACCGGCAACGAATTGCAGGAAGTGCTGGACTGCGTGCCGATGCTCAAGCGCATGGAAAAAGTCCTGCCGATGCTGCGCAAGGAGGTCGAAGTCGCGCGCCTGCAAAAAGAAATTTCCGCCGAAGTGAACCGCAAGATCGGCGAGCACCAGCGCGAGTTCTTTCTCAAAGAACAACTCAAGGTCATCCAGCAGGAACTGGGGCTGACCAAGGATGATCGCAGCGCCGACGTCGAGCAGTTCGAGCAACGTCTGGAAGGCAAGGTGTTGCCGCCCCAGGCGCAAAAACGCATCACTGATGAAATGAACAAGCTGTCGATCCTGGAAACCGGCTCACCGGAATACGCCGTGACCCGCAACTACCTGGACTGGGCCACGTCGGTGCCGTGGGGCGTGTATGGCGAGGACAAGCTCGACCTCAAGCACGCCCGCAAGGTACTGGACGAGCATCACGCCGGCCTGGACGACATCAAGAACCGTATCCTCGAGTTTCTCGCCGTAGGCGCCTACAAGGGCGAAGTCGCCGGTTCCATCGTACTGTTGGTGGGCCCGCCGGGCGTGGGCAAGACCAGCATCGGCAAATCGATTGCCGAATCCCTGGGCCGGCCGTTCTACCGCTTCAGTGTCGGCGGCATGCGCGACGAGGCCGAGATCAAGGGTCATCGCCGCACCTACATTGGCGCCCTGCCGGGCAAACTGGTGCAGGCGCTTAAAGATGTCGAAGTGATGAACCCGGTGATCATGCTCGATGAGATCGACAAGATGGGCCAGAGCTTCCAGGGCGACCCGGCGTCCGCACTCCTGGAAACCCTCGACCCGGAACAGAACGTCGAATTCCTCGACCATTACCTGGACCTGCGCCTGGACCTGTCGAAAGTGCTGTTCGTCTGCACCGCCAACACCCTGGACTCGATCCCCGGTCCGCTGCTGGACCGCATGGAAGTGATTCGCCTGTCGGGTTACATCACCGAAGAAAAAGTCGCCATCGCCAAGCGTCACCTGTGGCCAAAACAGCTGAAAAAAGCCGGCGTGGCGAAAAGCAGCCTGAGCATCAGCGACGGTGCCCTGCGCGCATTGATCGACGGTTACGCCCGGGAAGCCGGCGTACGTCAATTGGAGAAGCAACTGGGCAAACTGGTACGCAAGGCGGTGGTCAAGTTACTGGATGAACCGAAGTCGGTCATCAAAATCGGCAACAAGGACCTGGAAAGCTCCCTGGGTATGCCGGTATTTCGTAACGAGCGTGTGCTGTCGGGCACCGGAGTCATCACCGGGCTCGCCTGGACCAGCATGGGCGGCGCGACGTTGCCGATCGAGGCGACACGCATCCACACGCTCAATCGCGGCTTCAAACTCACCGGGCAACTGGGCGACGTGATGAAGGAATCCGCGGAGATCGCCTACAGCTATGTCAGCTCGAACCTGAAGTCGTTTGGCGGTGACCCGAAGTTTTTCGATGAAGCCTTCGTTCACCTGCACGTGCCGGAAGGCGCCACACCCAAGGACGGCCCGAGCGCCGGGGTGACCATGGCCAGCGCGTTACTGTCGCTGGCGCGTAACCAGCCACCGAAAAAAGGCGTGGCGATGACCGGCGAACTGACGCTGACCGGGCATGTATTGCCGATTGGCGGGGTGCGCGAAAAAGTGATCGCGGCGCGGCGCCAGAAGATTCATGAGCTGATCTTGCCGGAGCCCAATCGGGGGAGTTATGAGGAGTTGCCGGACTACCTGAAAGAGGGCATGACGGTGCACTTTGCCAAGCGCTTTGCGGATGTGGCTAAAGTGCTCTTCTGA
- the cmoB gene encoding tRNA 5-methoxyuridine(34)/uridine 5-oxyacetic acid(34) synthase CmoB: MIDLSPLARHLVGTPLAVWAQGLQAQLDAKMEKGHGDLERWQSALDALPAIMPNQIDLLNGLLLDTDCDEATRVQMRSALMGLSPWRKGPFDLFGVHVDTEWRSDWKWSRVAPHLDLNGKRILDVGCGNGYYMWRMLGAGADSVIGVDPNWLFFCQFQAVQRYLSAPNAWHLPFPFEDLPPHMEGFDTVFSMGVFYHRRSPIEHLLALKDCLVKGGELVLETLVIEGDQQQVLVPEDRYAQMRNVWFLPSVPALMLWLRRAGFSNVRCVDVSVTTVEEQRGTEWMKYQSLSDFLDPEDHSKTIEGLPAPMRAVIIAKK, encoded by the coding sequence ATGATTGATTTGTCTCCCCTCGCCCGGCATCTGGTCGGTACTCCCCTGGCTGTCTGGGCCCAAGGCCTGCAAGCACAACTCGATGCGAAGATGGAAAAGGGTCATGGCGACCTGGAACGCTGGCAGAGTGCGTTGGATGCCTTGCCCGCCATCATGCCGAACCAAATCGACCTGCTCAACGGCCTGCTGCTGGACACCGATTGCGACGAGGCAACCCGCGTGCAGATGCGCAGCGCGCTGATGGGCCTGAGCCCGTGGCGCAAAGGCCCGTTCGACTTGTTCGGGGTGCATGTGGACACCGAATGGCGCTCGGACTGGAAATGGTCGCGGGTCGCGCCACACCTGGACCTCAACGGCAAGCGCATCCTCGATGTCGGTTGCGGCAACGGTTATTACATGTGGCGCATGCTCGGCGCCGGCGCCGACAGCGTGATCGGCGTCGACCCGAACTGGCTGTTTTTCTGCCAGTTCCAGGCGGTGCAGCGTTATCTGTCAGCACCGAATGCCTGGCACTTGCCCTTCCCATTTGAAGACCTGCCGCCGCACATGGAAGGCTTCGACACGGTGTTTTCCATGGGCGTGTTCTACCACCGTCGCTCGCCCATCGAACATCTGCTGGCGCTCAAGGACTGTCTGGTCAAGGGCGGCGAACTGGTCCTGGAGACGCTGGTGATCGAAGGTGATCAACAGCAAGTGTTGGTACCGGAAGACCGCTACGCGCAGATGCGTAACGTGTGGTTCCTGCCATCGGTGCCGGCGTTGATGCTGTGGCTGCGCCGCGCCGGGTTCAGCAACGTGCGTTGCGTGGACGTCAGCGTGACCACGGTCGAGGAACAGCGCGGCACGGAGTGGATGAAGTATCAGTCACTCAGCGACTTCCTGGACCCTGAAGACCACAGCAAGACCATTGAAGGGCTACCCGCGCCGATGCGCGCGGTGATTATCGCCAAGAAGTAA
- a CDS encoding SDR family NAD(P)-dependent oxidoreductase, with translation MLRKVALITGAASGIGQALAVAYARHGVAVVGGYYPADPHDPQETLDLVQKAAGECLMLPLDVGDTASVDNLAAQAVQHFGRLDYAVANAGLLRRAPLLEMTDALWNEMLNVDLTGVMRTFRAATRHMGEGGALVAISSIAGGVYGWQDHAHYAAAKAGVPGLCRSLAVELAPLGIRCNAVIPGLIETPQSLDAKNSLGPEGLAKAARAIPLGRVGRADEVASLVQFLTSEASSYLTGQSIVIDGGLTVRWPD, from the coding sequence ATGCTACGTAAAGTTGCCCTGATTACCGGTGCCGCCAGCGGCATCGGCCAAGCCCTCGCCGTGGCGTACGCGCGTCACGGCGTGGCGGTGGTGGGCGGGTATTACCCGGCTGATCCGCATGATCCGCAGGAAACCCTGGACCTGGTGCAAAAAGCCGCTGGCGAGTGCCTGATGTTGCCGCTGGACGTAGGCGATACCGCGTCGGTGGATAACCTGGCCGCCCAGGCCGTCCAGCACTTCGGACGCCTCGACTACGCGGTGGCCAACGCCGGCCTGTTGCGCCGCGCACCGTTGCTGGAGATGACCGACGCGCTGTGGAACGAGATGCTCAACGTCGACCTGACGGGGGTGATGCGCACCTTCCGTGCGGCGACCCGGCATATGGGCGAGGGTGGGGCGCTGGTGGCTATCTCATCGATTGCCGGCGGTGTGTATGGCTGGCAAGACCATGCGCACTACGCGGCGGCCAAGGCCGGCGTACCAGGGTTGTGCCGTTCACTGGCGGTGGAATTGGCGCCGCTGGGGATCCGTTGCAATGCGGTGATTCCGGGGTTGATCGAGACCCCGCAGTCGCTGGATGCGAAGAATTCCCTTGGGCCCGAGGGCCTGGCCAAAGCTGCGCGGGCGATTCCGCTGGGGCGGGTCGGGCGGGCGGACGAGGTGGCGTCGCTGGTGCAGTTCTTGACCAGTGAGGCTTCGAGCTACCTGACTGGGCAGAGCATCGTTATCGACGGTGGCCTGACCGTACGCTGGCCTGACTGA
- a CDS encoding amidase: MSDATSMAEDFASGRSDPVQAFEQALEHANTLPGVFICLTAARARREAEAAAARWRDGQPLSGFDGVPLAWKDLFDMAGSVTTAGAGFRRQAPAASLDAPVVGRLCRAGMVNLGKTNLSELAYSGLGLNPHFGTPHNPHGSDQPRIPGGSSSGSAVAVAAGIVPIAMGTDTAGSIRIPAALNGLVGYRGSCRRYSRDGVFPLAHTLDSLGPLARSVRDVLVIDDLLHGRTQRHIPRSLKGQRFVLEHAVLEDPRVEPAVRDNLLHAVEQLKAAGALIEARTSATFQATLELIRQQGWIGSFEAFALHEALLDSADARQLDPRVRRRLEAARTLPASQLIALYDARERLQQQLIDELDGAFLITPTVAHVAPALAPLETDDELFVNTNLATLRLTMPGSLLDMPGVTLPSGRDALGLPTGLLLSAPMGEDARLLRAALSVENALTH; this comes from the coding sequence ATGTCAGATGCCACTTCCATGGCCGAGGATTTTGCCAGCGGTCGCAGCGACCCGGTGCAAGCCTTCGAACAGGCACTCGAGCACGCGAACACGCTGCCGGGTGTATTTATCTGCCTGACCGCTGCGCGTGCCCGTCGTGAGGCCGAAGCCGCCGCCGCGCGCTGGCGGGATGGGCAACCCTTGAGCGGGTTCGATGGGGTGCCGCTGGCCTGGAAAGACCTGTTTGACATGGCCGGTAGTGTCACCACCGCAGGGGCCGGGTTTCGCCGTCAGGCCCCGGCCGCGTCGCTGGATGCGCCGGTTGTTGGCAGGTTGTGCAGGGCCGGGATGGTCAATCTGGGTAAGACCAACCTGAGCGAACTGGCCTATTCCGGGCTGGGCCTGAACCCACATTTCGGTACCCCGCATAATCCCCACGGCAGCGATCAGCCGCGCATTCCGGGTGGATCATCGTCCGGTTCGGCGGTGGCTGTCGCCGCCGGTATCGTGCCCATCGCCATGGGCACCGACACCGCCGGGTCGATCCGCATTCCCGCCGCGCTCAATGGTTTGGTGGGGTACCGTGGCAGTTGCCGGCGCTACAGCCGTGACGGTGTATTCCCGTTGGCCCACACCCTTGACAGTCTCGGTCCGCTGGCCCGCAGCGTGCGCGATGTGCTGGTCATCGATGACCTGCTCCACGGTCGTACGCAGCGCCACATTCCACGCAGTCTCAAGGGGCAGCGCTTCGTACTTGAACACGCGGTGCTGGAAGACCCCCGCGTCGAACCGGCCGTGCGCGACAACCTGCTGCATGCCGTGGAGCAGTTGAAGGCCGCGGGGGCGTTGATTGAGGCGCGCACCAGCGCGACGTTCCAGGCCACCCTTGAGCTGATCCGGCAGCAAGGCTGGATCGGTTCCTTCGAAGCCTTCGCGCTCCACGAAGCGCTGCTCGACAGCGCCGATGCCCGGCAACTCGACCCACGCGTACGTCGCCGCCTTGAAGCGGCGCGCACGTTGCCGGCCAGCCAACTGATCGCGCTGTACGACGCCCGCGAGCGCCTGCAGCAGCAACTGATCGACGAACTCGACGGCGCGTTCCTTATCACCCCCACTGTCGCGCATGTCGCGCCAGCCCTGGCACCACTGGAAACCGACGACGAACTGTTCGTCAACACCAACCTCGCCACCCTGCGCCTGACCATGCCCGGCAGTTTGCTGGACATGCCCGGCGTCACATTGCCGAGCGGTCGCGATGCCCTGGGCCTGCCCACCGGGCTGCTGCTCAGCGCCCCGATGGGGGAAGACGCACGCTTGCTGCGGGCGGCGTTGTCGGTGGAAAACGCATTGACTCACTAA